In one Maniola hyperantus chromosome 6, iAphHyp1.2, whole genome shotgun sequence genomic region, the following are encoded:
- the Elp4 gene encoding elongator complex protein 4: MTSFHKASSLNASLGGTKLKNNLAYVSSGIPSLDFIIGSGLSAGSVFLVEEDLLGSYSRVLTKYFLAEGVVCKHDLFIASADENPENIVKELPQPCTVSNEKTNRDSSGEMKIAWRYEGLGQVESSFGSNTNFGHHFDLSKHIDEDTVCNCNITYCHLLQDEEKVSGFKNNLYHTLLTNIKKALSKGEYTNSSKNKNILRLSIQALGSPIWMTMDYDDTHSGYGQDLIKFMYCLRMLVRDTNAVAFVTVPSHLFDDEHLIKRILYSVDNAVRIESFAGSSKETNPVYNEYHGLFYITKLSALYTLVPFVPPSLDLAFKLRRKKFVIEKLHLPPELQESSEREQDDITAVPKTCGGFKKKDIDF; the protein is encoded by the exons ATGACTAGCTTTCACAAAGCTTCGTCTTTAAACGCGAGTCTTGGaggtacaaaattaaaaaataacctcGCTTACGTTTCCTCGGGAATACCTTCATTGGATTTTATTATtg GTAGTGGGTTATCTGCTGGTAGTGTTTTTCTTGTAG AAGAAGATTTGTTAGGCAGTTACAGTCGAGTGCTCACTAAATACTTCCTTGCTGAAGGTGTGGTCTGTAAACATGACTTATTTATTGCATCTGCTGATGAAAACCCCGAAAATATT GTCAAAGAATTACCTCAACCATGTACAGTCTCAAATGAGAAGACTAATCGTGATAGTAGTGGAGAGATGAAAATAGCATGGAGATATGAGGGCTTGGGACAAGTGGAGTCATCATTTGGTAGCAACACTAACTTTGGTCACCATTTTGATCTAAGCAAGCATATTGATGAAGATACTGTCTGCAACTGTAATATAACTTATTGTCATTTACTACAAGATGAGGAAAAAGTTAGTG GTTTCAAGAATAATCTGTATCACACTCTACTAACAAACATTAAAAAAGCTTTGTCTAAAGGAGAATATACaaatagtagtaaaaataaaaacattctcCGTTTGAGCATTCAAGCTCTTGGGTCTCCTATTTGGATGACGATGGACTATGATGACACACATAGTGGCTATGGGCAAGATCTGATAAAGTTTATGTATTGTTTGAGAATGCTTGTGCGAGATACAAATGCTGTTGCATTTGTAACTGTTCCTTCACATTTGTTTGAT GATGAACacttaataaaaagaatattatactCTGTTGACAATGCTGTTAGAATAGAATCATTTGCTGGCTCAAGCAAAGAAACAAATCCAGTGTACAATGAATACCATGGACTGTTCTACATAACAAAATTATCTGCACTGTACACACTTGTGCCTTTCGTGCCTCCAAGTCTGGATCTAGCATTCAAGTTGAGAAGGAAAAAGTTTGTCATAGAGAAGCTACATTTGCCTCCAG
- the eIF3m gene encoding eukaryotic translation initiation factor 3 subunit M has protein sequence MQGPAVFMDISLEDQAQELRKYFKSLGAEISEEKSPKGIEDDLHKIVGVCDVCFKENNEADTEAILNSIVSIMVSIPLERGENLFLAFSQRLTKAPGPKLGMVALQSLWRLYNNLETNSPLRYHVYYHVIELAARVGSVGEVFKGVDQLTREFASCPPSNEQMQKLYRLLHQVLKDQNSELAAKVMIELLGTYTDENASYAREDAIKCIVTALADPNTYLLDPLLALKPVRFLEGELIHDLLNIFVSEKLSSYQTFYQNHKEFVHSQGLNHELNIKKMRILTFMQMAEANPEITFDEIVSELQIEEKHVEAFIIEVLKTRLVRARMDQAARSVHVSTTMHRTFGRAQWASLRTVLLAWRANVHHAHEAMQAVAAAQHDYAAQALKP, from the exons ATGCAAGGGCCTGCAGTATTTATGGATATATCGCTTGAAGATCAA GCTCAGGAGCTTAGAAAATACTTCAAAAGTCTTGGTGCTGAGATATCAGAAGAAAAGTCCCCAAAGGGAATCGAAGATGATTTGCATAAGATTGTAGGTGTATGTGACGTATGCTTCAAAGAGAATAATGAAGCAGATACTGAAGCCATACTCAACAGTATTGTTTCTATCATGGTTTCA ATTCCATTGGAAAGAGGCGAAAATCTCTTTTTGGCATTCAGTCAAAGACTTACTAAAGCTCCTGGACCTAAGCTTGGTATGGTTGCTCTTCAATC ATTGTGGCGCCTCTATAACAATTTGGAGACGAATTCTCCGCTCCGGTACCATGTCTACTACCATGTGATAGAGTTGGCTGCTCGTGTAGGCTCGGTTGGCGAGGTGTTCAAGGGAGTGGATCAGTTAACAAGAGAGTTTGCCAGCTGTCCACCTTCTAATGAGCAAATGCAAAAACTGTATCGACTTCTACACCAAGTGCTGAAAGATCAAAACAG tgaaTTAGCAGCCAAGGTAATGATTGAGCTACTCGGTACATACACAGATGAGAACGCGTCGTACGCAAGGGAAGACGCCATCAAATGCATAGTGACAGCTCTGGCAGACCCTAACACATACCTTCTAGACCCCCTGCTGGCCTTGAAACCTGTCCGCTTTCTGGAAGGAGAGCTCATTCAcgacttacttaatatttttgtctCTGAAAAGTTATCCAGCTATCAAACATTCTACCAAAATCATAAGGAATTTGTACATTCTCAAG GTTTGAACCATGAACTGAATATTAAGAAAATGAGAATATTGACATTTATGCAAATGGCGGAAGCCAACCCAGAAATCACATTTGACGAGATTGTCTCAGAACTTCAAATTGAAGAGAAACATGTTGAAGCATTCATTATTGAAG TGCTGAAGACGCGGCTGGTGCGGGCGCGCATGGACCAGGCGGCGCGCTCGGTGCACGTGTCCACCACCATGCACCGCACGTTCGGGCGCGCGCAGTGGGCCTCGCTGCGCACCGTGCTGCTGGCGTGGCGCGCCAACGTGCACCACGCGCACGAAGCCATGCAGGCCGTGGCCGCCGCGCAGCACGACTACGCCGCGCAGGCGCTCAAACCCTGA
- the LOC117983183 gene encoding SUN domain-containing protein 1-like, whose amino-acid sequence MGDRNGHETYCRHYVYYTFVGVVLSFLLGLQVYTSYFVDHQHALEGDFTDIKYMVLQLTKGLTEVNRKHETLQREMERISGSFPAVAAAAGRAKDALEPSRRSVQHPLYLHDYDRQMADYALETAGARIVDTGETLEHIVYDSPVSWVLHMISSKFCRDCPGASSMIRPGTLPGECWAFRGSRGEATIRLLGNVHVHGVSLEHIPPHISPTREISSAPRSFQLEGLEFRGDPYGHDFGTFEYNMDGKPIQYFEVLNPSSKGFSMVRLKIYTNWGHSVYTCVYRVRVHGELVSGQSRPASLPVKDDGLRIENE is encoded by the exons ATGGGTGATCGGAATGGGCATGAGACGTACTGTCGCCACTACGTGTATTACACGTTTGTCGGCGTGGTGCTGTCGTTTCTGTTGGGACTGCAAGTGTACACGTCATACTTCGTAGACCATCAGCACGCGCTGGAAGGAGACTTTACGGACATTAAATATATGGTCTTACAACTTACGAAAGGCTTGACAGAG GTGAATCGCAAGCATGAGACATTGCAAAGAGAAATGGAGCGTATTTCGGGGTCGTTTCCcgcggtggcggcggcggccGGCCGCGCCAAGGACGCTCTGGAGCCCTCCCGACGAAGCGTGCAACACCCACTCTATTTACACGATTACGACCGTCAG ATGGCCGACTACGCGCTAGAAACGGCAGGCGCTCGAATAGTAGACACTGGAGAAACGTTAGAGCATATCGTATACGATTCGCCAGTCAGCTGGGTGCTGCACATGATCAGCTCAAAGTTTTGCCGCGACTGTCCCGGAGCCAGCAGTATGATCCGCCCCGGGACCTTGCCGGGAGAGTGCTGGGCCTTCAGGGGATCAAGAGGAGAAGCTACCATTAGGTTACTCGGAAATGTCCATGTGCATGGAGTGAGCCTTGAACATATACCACCCCATATTTCGCCTACCAG GGAAATATCATCAGCACCTCGATCGTTCCAACTCGAAGGATTGGAGTTCCGCGGGGATCCCTACGGACACGACTTCGGGACATTCGAATACAACATGGATGGAAAACCTATTCAGTATTTTGAAGTTTTGAATCCATCGTCGAAAGGATTCAGCATGGTTCGTTtgaaaatatatacaaactggGGACATTCTGTATACACATGTGTATATCGTGTGAGAGTTCACGGAGAGTTGGTATCAGGCCAGTCGCGGCCTGCGTCTTTACCAGTGAAGGACGATGGTTTGCGAATTgaaaatgagtag